A single window of Corythoichthys intestinalis isolate RoL2023-P3 chromosome 21, ASM3026506v1, whole genome shotgun sequence DNA harbors:
- the pvalb9 gene encoding parvalbumin 9 isoform X1, with amino-acid sequence MSLTKYALQCIQLLFRISFLSLVMMQLAFHSFAQLHSPLNSVDAGSSPELRVHCFTTAKRDESLVPDSFCYKKFFGLCGLSSKTPQEVKNVFQILDEDNSGYLEESELKFFLQRFVPGARALTDAETKSFISAADDDSDGKIGAEEFQMMVLS; translated from the exons atgtcattgactaaatatgcgtTGCAATGCattcaacttttgttcagaattagcttcttatcactAGTTATGATGcaacttgcttttcattcatttgcaCAGCTTCACAGTCCCTTAAACAGTGTGGACGCTGGTTcgtctccagagttgagagtgcATTGTTTCACTACAGCGAAACGGGACGAGTCATTGG TTCCAGACTCGTTCTGCTACAAGAAATTCTTCGGACTTTGCGGCCTCTCATCCAAGACGCCCCAGGAGGTCAAAAATGTCTTCCAGATCCTGGACGAAGACAACAGTGGCTACCTGGAGGAGTCGGAGCTCAA GTTTTTCCTGCAGAGGTTCGTCCCCGGAGCGAGAGCGCTGACCGACGCGGAGACCAAAAGCTTCATCTCGGCGGCGGACGACGACAGCGACGGCAAGATTGGAGCTGAGG aGTTCCAGATGATGGTCCTGTCCTGA